Proteins from a genomic interval of Desulfofustis limnaeus:
- a CDS encoding TetR/AcrR family transcriptional regulator, protein MLNTDIKEVATQIKNKELVKERRRQIVDAAVPLFIERGYHKTTTRALAQATGLSIGSMYEYISTKDDVLYLVCIAIHAEVEEAVKQALGRELVGKAALAEVIREYFLVCNRMSDHILLMYQATHFLPPKWQKKVLEAELRITDIFIKAMRKLKSKGMLPELRDDTINLMGHNISVLGHTWSFRRWYFAKNFTIEQYIEQQTDFIMRFLVENPD, encoded by the coding sequence ATGCTCAACACGGACATTAAAGAAGTCGCCACTCAGATCAAAAACAAGGAACTGGTCAAGGAGCGCCGGCGCCAGATCGTCGACGCCGCCGTACCGCTCTTTATCGAACGCGGTTACCACAAGACGACGACCCGGGCTCTGGCCCAGGCCACCGGCTTGTCGATCGGCTCGATGTACGAATACATCTCCACCAAGGACGATGTCCTCTACCTGGTCTGCATCGCCATTCACGCTGAGGTCGAGGAAGCGGTCAAACAGGCCCTGGGTCGAGAACTGGTGGGCAAAGCGGCTCTGGCCGAAGTGATCCGCGAGTATTTCCTGGTCTGCAACCGGATGAGCGATCACATCCTGCTCATGTATCAGGCCACCCACTTTCTGCCGCCCAAATGGCAGAAGAAAGTGCTGGAGGCGGAATTACGGATCACCGATATCTTCATCAAGGCCATGCGGAAGCTGAAAAGCAAGGGAATGCTTCCGGAACTGCGCGACGACACCATCAACCTGATGGGCCATAACATCTCCGTGCTGGGGCATACCTGGTCCTTCCGGCGGTGGTATTTCGCCAAAAACTTTACCATCGAGCAGTATATTGAACAGCAGACCGATTTCATCATGAGGTTCCTGGTCGAGAACCCGGACTGA